TCTCTTCTTCTGCTTCCTTACGCTGGGAAGAATGGGTAGAAGTTGCCGTCGCTTCTCTCGCTGATCTGGACGGTATACTTTGTTTAAATCGTAAATGGAAAGAGCAGAGCTTAGTAAAGATCCTACTCGCTCAGGAAATAGACCTCGACGGGGTCGCTTAAAGGACTGAGTTGATCTATTCCTGTAAAAGGATCGTAAGCAGAATTGTAGGCCGCGATCTTGAAATAGAACGTTAGACCTTTTTGTAAGAATAAAAGCTTTTTGTCGTATGGATCTTTTTGCGGTTTGCGCTTTCCCTTTTTAGGCTTAGGAGAATCTTCCTGGTCCTCTTCCGGTTTTTCTGCGTTCAGACTGATGAGTCGATTGTCCACGCATTGACAAAGCTTTGGTCCACTCATATCGTTCCGTTTTGGACAAGAAGAATCTTCTCCCATAATCGGATCCAGATACTCACTCATAGGTTGCTTTATCTTTCCATTCGCAGTGAGAACAGGTTGCTTTCCTTTTTCTAATTCTTTGCTCGTTCCTTTCAGGATACCGACCATACGATTCGGGCCGACGCCGTAATGGATTACGTATCCGCCTTTTTGCTGAACATTCTTTTCAGGATTGGGAGTCCAACTGAGACAAACTCTAGGGCTGCCTCCTGCTTCGGGATAGCTATCGTCAAAATAGACGACTTTCAATCCCATAGGTTTGACTGGAGGAAGAGTTTCTCTATAAGAAAAAGATAATGCTTCTAATTCAGGACTTGTCTTGGCCACTGAATCCGTTTTGAATTTTACTTTTACCTGGTAGTATTTGAAGCCGGTCACCTTGCCTGCCCAAATCCTATCCAAAGGGATCCTATAACTGGAAGCCTTGCCGCTCGGAGCGGATTCTTCTTCGGTTTCGCGAGCCGGATCGTCTTCTTTATATTCTTCTTCTATCTTTCTTAAGTCGACTGATCTCCAGGCGGGTCCCTCGTCTGTCCTTGCAAAGATCTTAGGAGAAAAACGAAAGTATAGCTCGAGCACGGAAGACTTTGGCACATTCGCCTTTATGAATACACTTTCAGGAAAGGAACTCGTGTATTTAGTGCGATACACTGGAGAGAGTGCGGTTCCGAATTTCGCCTCTGCAGTAAAGGAAGAAGGATCGTATTTCTGCCCTTCATAAGAAGTGGAGAGTGCTTCGGGGTCTGGCGCTCCTTTCGATACTAAGAAATCATCCAACCATCCATAAAAACTTTCTCCTATCTTGAAAGGAGTGCTGTCTTCTGGATGGAATCCAATCCTAACGATCGGTTCTTTGTTGGAAACGGAGGATCTGTCTACTTCCTTTCCGTTGATATAGAATACTACTTCTCTTTGCGCCGGACGAACATGAATGATAAAATGATTCCATTCGGAGCGGGAAATCCTGGATCTTCCCGCAAGTTTCAGAGAAACATGAGTCTTATCCTCTTTTTGAAAGAAATTACGAAATTCTAATATTGGGATTTCGTCTTTAATCCTCAGGTCCCAGCCGAATTTACGCCCTCGAGTGTATAGTTCTTTGGAAAGAAGCACAGCCTCTTTGTCCAAAGTTCCTGGCAAAAGGAAGAAGGAAATATAGAATTCTTCTTTAATATCGGGGCTTGTAAGTATTCCTTTCGTTTTTCCGGAAATTTTGATCCCGGAGCGCTTTCCCACGAATCCGGCGGATTTTTTTCCCGAATGAGCTTTGCTAGAATCTGGTAAATAAGAAGAAGATAATATTCGATAGCCACCGGCCTTGTCCGTAAGATCTGAGGCTTCTTTTTCTTCAAAGTCTAAGAATAGATCTGCACCTTCTTTTCTATCTCTGGGGCTGAGATCCAATTTTGGAGTTCCATTCTCCGTCATACTCAGACGGATTTGTTTTAGAACAAAGGAACTTAAGGAAAATGAATTTGTCTCCGCGGAGATAGCGGAGCCGATGAGGACAGCGAAACAGACCAAACCGAAAAGGGAGAATGGTAATAAGACTTTGTTTCGCATTCCCGAATGTAATCCGATCCGTTTATACGATGGTGTCTAACTGACCGACTCTTCTTTCATGGCGTCCTGCTTCGAAAGTAGTGGTAAGCCATTTTTGCGCGATCCGAGCGGCGAGATCTTTTCCAAGAACCCTTCCCCCAAGAACAAGTACGTTCGCGTTATTATGCCTGCGGGACATTTCTGCAGTGAACTCATCATGACAAAGAGCGGCGCGGATTCCCTTATGGCGGTTTGCCGCGATAGAAGCACCAATCCCGGTCCCACAGAGAGCGATGAGGCCCTCTACTTCGTTGGAGAGAACTTTTTTACAGGCTTCGGCAATGACTATGGGATAATCTACGGAGGATTCATCCTTTGTTCCGTAGTCTATGATTTCGACAGAGTT
Above is a window of Leptospira semungkisensis DNA encoding:
- the rpiB gene encoding ribose 5-phosphate isomerase B, which gives rise to MKKIGIASDHGGFELKEYLRKELGNSVEIIDYGTKDESSVDYPIVIAEACKKVLSNEVEGLIALCGTGIGASIAANRHKGIRAALCHDEFTAEMSRRHNNANVLVLGGRVLGKDLAARIAQKWLTTTFEAGRHERRVGQLDTIV